Part of the Solanum pennellii chromosome 10, SPENNV200 genome is shown below.
AGctcacaaaagaaaattgaaagttaGTTCTTAGGAACCTGGCAATGGGCGTGACTTGGGAGGGGAATTAGCTGCTGATGACTGTTGACTTGATGGGAAAAAAGATGACATTGAACCACGTCCCTCATATTGAGAGTTTGTTGGAGAGTTGGCGCCAGACATCCTCTGGGGAGATCCAGCAACAGAATATCTTCTAGGAGATACACTAGTGGAGATTATTTTGGGAGTCCCAGTTGGAGTAAAACGCGGTGTTATGTAGGGTGACATGGAATAACTTTGCAAAGCTCGCTTTGAGGCTGGATCCAAGAAAATGGCACAAAGTTAATTTCTTTTGCAACATTATGATATTATAAGCAGAAAACATAATGTTTAAATACCATCATCATTAATTACTGTGCTGTCCATAGAACCATTGAAAGAATGGTGTACTGCATAGCTGTTCACCTCCTCTGCACGATATtatcatcaaaacaaaatttagaaCATCAAAGATAGAACACCATATCTTGAGGCAGCCAAAAGTGTGACATAACATAttgaacatgacaaatgagCACAAAAGAGGaaatacatataaattgaaGCCAAGACATACCCTTCGCGGAATAGGCCTTATGGTTAGATTGGTCGTAAGTGCCAATATCAACAGTTTCAGCTGGCTGAAGATGCAGAAACAAGATTGGTAGTTTAGTCTAGCAGAAGCACATGATAGAAAAGAAAATGGTCTTGCTCTAATGCTACTAAAAAGCAGAAATTTGACTAGCGCAAATATCTGAATTCCAATATTATTACCAAAAAAATCTTTTAGGAAGTTTAAGTAGGAATTTGGACATGAATTtgatgatatttgaaaaaaatagtatttgaaGTTAAGTGAAAAAAGGGTATATGGAAGTTGGAATAGTGTTTGGATATGCATTTAACTTGAAAAATAGATGAGGTTTTGCGCGGGGAAAAGACTTACAACCACTTTTTCAAACTTGAAAGACTCAACTTCAACTTGGAGCAAAAAACTGACAACAATGTATGACCAAACAGTtctttgaaaaaggaaaaaattgtatGTCCAATGGGCCCTAAGTTACTCTCTACATGATTTTCCTAAAATGAAATGTGAAGAGATCAAAATTCTGAAATCTTACCGATGAATTATCATCACTAAGAGACTGCACCAATTGCCTTTTAAAAGTCTCCAActgtaaaaataaagaaagcaaGTTTATGCTATGCAACAAGTAAGCAATAAATGACATAGCAGAGGCAGAAGCTACAACTAAGATTTCAATCAAACAATCAGAGGCTTGGAAACCACTGTCATGTTGAGGATATATTGATAAATCTCTCTCCTATAATGCTCTAACTTTGTCATCGAATGCGGCTCTTGATGAAGAAGTAAGAAAATTGAAAGGTGAGACTGCTTTCTCATCACAAGATAGAGATATGGAAGTTGACGGATCTGGCTTCTCTGAGAAAGAGCATAATGTATCTGAATCACTTACTCTCTAAGGTGGAAAATTCTCACGATATAAGCCAATTTAGGCCCACTTCTCAGTTTCATGTGATTGATGATTTATAAAACAATGACCAAAATCTTGGCTAAAAGTTAATTGCCCCTGTGATAAACTGTTCAAAACCTTCCACCAATGTAGATCCATATATAGCAGCAGTGCTATAAATAACCCTTTTTTGGTCCAATAGTTGATTCACGGGATAGGAAAATCTAAAAGGATGTTGGACTTATGACTATCACAGCCCTGAAAATGAGACAATGGGCTAAGCTTTAAAGATACATTGCATTGGGTTGCCTTCCCAAATAACTTCATTACTTTTATCATGCACTGTGTATCTGTATCTTTCCTTGATATTCATTACAACAGGGATCTCAGTGTCTCACTGACCAAAAACTGTTAAACATTCATTCCTTTTTTTTGTCTTGCACTTTGGAATGGTTAtctttatttattcataaagaaAAGAATATGTAAGCAGGGAGCCTGTGACTGGTAATACGGTTTAGTTTTTGTTTCTCATTACTTTACAGCTAATATTTGTTAGACATTCAAGCGGTTCAACGTTAGTTGTGAAAAGGGTCTCAAAAAGGTTTAtagatacttttttttttgatgaagtaattAATTCTATTTATAGTTACTTCAACTACTCCAACCTTAAGATTTGGATTGGAAACTCAAATTCTTTACATGGCATTAAAAGGAAAACTTTGTAAATTCATTTTCACAACAGCTTTGTCTCTACCTACTGTAACATTCTGGACTCTCTCTCTGAATTTAGTTCATTGAGCCATAGGTTTGCTCAAAAGACCCATTCCTGTTTATCCTGCTGAGCCTTCTCTCTCAACTATAAATCTACTCTTCCAACTGTAGAACCTATTCTCTATGCTCCAGGCATGCTTCTTAACATGCTGAGCCTCTTCATATTGACGAGCCTACGCTCTAAGCTCAAGACCCAAACCTCTTGAGCCACCTTGGATTTATCAAATGATCAGGAACTTCAAACTGCAATCAATTAAGTTGAACTCGATGTGCCAAATCTTAGTTGCATCAGATAACCTAGTAAAAATAGCTTAAGGGGCACTACAGCATAGAAAATCAATCTAGTAGTATCCAGTGAACAAAGGTTTCACAGTCATCTACttgaaaatcaaatatatattttaagtaagGATACAGATCCCCTCAAGAAACCATCATCTCTTTTTACCTACTTACATGATAGTCTTAGTCTTTACATTTTAGAACATCCcaaaatgtttgaaaacatTCATACAATAGTAGTGTAATTTGTAACTTTCACAAAGAATTCAAATTTATTAAGTATTCAAAGTTCACATCTTGATGTGGTGATATTTCAATCAAACCAACTTTTCACTTATTACTGCAAGTTTCTGTTCACTATCACTAATATAATATAGATGCCAAATTAACATCTTAAGCTGAATATACGGTGTTAGACTGTATATTGAGCTTAAAATGTTAATTTGATGTACATATTACATTACTATAAAATGGACAGAGGGAGTGCCAAGCAGTAGCGTCAACCCATGACTAATTGAAGCATAAccctctaaaaaaaattaatccaaTAATCCAGCAGGAGttcaacaacaaaattatgTATTAAACAACGTTCAACTTAGATATTTTTCTCCATTAATCCAGCAGGAGTTCAACAACAATAGTTTAAAAGAGATAACTGGTTTATCACCTTTGCTAAATCTCGAGCCATTTTCTTTACTGTCATAGCCAATGAATCCCTCTCCTTCGTAAGCTTCATCTGtcattttttaccaaaaaaagTTAGATTAAGGCCTTTCCGTTCCAAACAAATGCAAGCGTTAGAAATGAAAAGACAAGCAAATACAAGCAGTACATTATCATCACAAGTAAATTGCAACCGCAATTCATTTTCATGACAAGCCTTCTCGAGCTGAGAGACCTTGTCCTGGAGCTCCACATTGACCCGATCCTTGTCGTTAAGCTTCTGATGAAGTCTCCCCGTCTCCGACTCAAGTTTGGTAACACGAGACGCTATAGCCATGGAAGTAATCTTCCTAGCTAGATCCAACTGGTCGTAAGGGTCCGTTGGAATGACCGATAGTATTTCATCGGAAAGATGAAAGTCCGGCCCGGGACTCCGGCTACTATCGCTGCTGCTATCCAACGACATCTCCGAATTCCAAAAACCCTAACGCCCAATGATGGAAATTTGGGGGAATAAATGGATTACGGAGAATCCAATGGAGAATTTGAACAGAAGAAATGAGGTAATTAATGAgtttaattaggaattaatttTGATTCTGTTTGACTTgtgtttttgaatttaaaaatgactaattaaaataaagaacaaatgGGACATGCTTTACGGTAGTTTGTCTCATTTATGggtttgaatttattatttgttttccCTCCAAAGCTTAATCGTCCTTTTCGGTTTGGTCCGCTTGGGCCTATGGGCCCTAATCTAAACCCGCTAACACCGTACTTTAAAATTGACTATTTACCTATCAATCTATCCTCTTTTGCTTGCTCGTCTTTCTCgtccttctattttttttatatatttatacgtAATGCTAGTGTATCGATGCATAGTTATATATTTAGTTTGATAGGGTACTAataatcttttatatatttatacgtAATGCTAGTGTATCGATGCATAGTTATATATTTAGTTTGATAGGGTACTAATGAATCGGGTGTATGAGTGATGTATCTAATGTATTTGTGCATTGATATATCTAGTATATTCATGATATATCTAATGTATGTGTGcataattttatttcacatCCAAGAAAAAGTAGGTTGAAGAGATGAGACAATTTCATGCATAGTTATATATTGGTTTTGATAGGGCAATGATGTATCcgtaatataaatatatttatcccGTATCAACTATGATCTGAAGTAATTTATCCTAAATCCCACTTTATTAGATtgtattgaatatgttattgtctAAAGTTCTAAATCAATTCAACAATCCTATACAACGTGGGCAACTAATTAAATACTAAGTCTGGTAGTTTAGAATCTTAATTTGTAGATGCCATGGACTTGATTGATGGGGAACCATTATTCTCATCACTTCGGCTAACAGCTCATTCCAAGTATTAATCATCAAACTACCCTATTCACCCGTATAATTAAACCCCAAATGCAACAGATTGAAATCATTTCTctactaaaataattttaaaagaagaaaCTATGAAAGATAAAATGGAGTAGAAGCAATATTTTGAAACATATTAGTGATAATGTAaagtaattaatcaaatttaaagtGCGGATACGAGAAAAGATTCACAGTAACTAACATTTTCAATTAATATGTTTACTGTCGTTGGAAGATATCTGAGGCACAGCAATGCAACTAACCAAAATAATGTGAATTTGGACATCAGTATACAATCATTAAAAGAATTCACATTCATACGTTCAAATGAAGTAATCAAGTGTACTAAGGGGCTCCTTTCTCCAGCAGAATTAAGATTCAAAGCTCATCCGTTAAGGACGTACATGTCGCGGATTCCTTGCAAGAGCAACAAACCTAGGGCTTACGAGGTGGCGAACTGCTGCTGTTACTGTTGCTGGGGCTCCTACCTCTAAAAGGCCTGCATTTTATTGAAGCACCAGCATATCataaccaacataataacaacaaaCATAATCATCAGTCGTTTCTATACTAAGATTGCAAAACCATCTGCAAGTGTCTTGTGGCTCTGGAGTTAACCTTTATCCAAGTGGAAGGAAAAACCTACCATATGAATGACTAATTATAGCAAGAATCCAAAACAATAGCAAGAGATTACACGGAACCCACCTTCTCTTAGGACTGCGACTCTTTGAAATCTTGCGGGGTCCCTAAACCAATAAGCAAATTACATCCACATCAAACAATCTTAAGTGTTGACCCCAAAGGAAAAAATAATCTAAACggtaagtttgttaaattaaaaacccAACCAAACACAGACCTTGCGAGGACTGGGAGAAGAAGAGTAGGATGATGACCTCCCACGTCTTGCAGCTGGACCCCTTCCCCTATACATGAAGCATTCACAAATAAGTACTGCTTGTTCATATAAACAAGAAACTGCCTTCTTTCAGAAATTTTATAGCGTTGTGTTCTTGATAATATGGTCATAGTAATTAAATACACACAATAGAAAGAAACCAGGCATCAGAACATGCAATGTAAGAGGTGCCCAAAAGTATGTACGTTTAAATTGAGCAAGAGAGGCATAAAAGGAGAACTACTGACCACACATAATGGCAACAGACCCACTAATTCAAAGAAATAACACAAAATTAGCTGTAATTAGACACTAAAACATTTTAGTGACAAAGATGATACAAATTTATGTATTACCGCCTAGGAGAAATGGATCTTGATCGTGACCGGAGAGGCCTTCTAATAGGTGAACGGGACCGACGACCAATCGGAGATCTTCTGGGTGGACTTCTAGCACGTCGTGGAGAACTACAAACAAAGACAAGGAGACAAAGATACCATGAACTACCACTGTCAGTTATGAAAATACATTAGTTAACACAAAACGAAGTATTTAAAATAGTACAGGCTACAAAGAACTATATTTTCAACATAACAAGCATTGCATCTACTAACAATAAAAGCAATTGTCACCTATCATGGACAACACTATTTCAACAGTAACAGATGGCATAAATcaagtatgtatatatgtatttatatatatatatatcagacATATCTAAGCTACCACACATGTTTAACAATTAAAAGAACCTCTTTGAAGTACGTAACATCAGGTTTATCCCTACAGGCTACAGCATTATGCGAACCATTAAGGGACTTTATAGTTATGGAGCATAGGAAAAGATATTTTCAACATTTACTTCAACTATTCAAGTTTATGAAATCAAAATGCTAACTCACCGTCGCCTTGGCGGAAGGGGAGAACGTCTTCTAACAGGACTGCCACGAATTCTTCTGGGAGAGCCCCTGCTGAAGATTTAATCAGTAAAGGTACACATCAAAATTCCAAGATTTCAAACGCAAATGTGAAATACCCAACCTAGGAGGTGTCCGATGACGTCTTAGTGGAGGGGATGGTGAACGGCGCCTCATGGGAGATGCAGGCCTCCTCCTGTGGGGCGGTGGACTGCCACGCCTAAAAGGAGAATTTGCTCGACGGCGAACAGGAGAATCTGGCCCACGTCTAGGAGACCCTCTTCGTCCTATAGGGGACCTCCGAGGTGAAGAGGCAGGCTTTCGACGAGGAGATACtgattatatcaaagtaaaccAAATTAAACAATGCATCATACAGACACAATGAACAATTCCTAATATAACAAGGGTATCATACACTCTTGTTGCCGTTTTGGTCCATCTTTCTCCACATCAACAGGGGCATTATCAGTTCTCGGAGCATCTCTTCTTGAGGAAGTTGCAACAGCCCTTGGAGGTGAGGCAGCCTTCTTTCGCTCAGGAAGGGTAAACCTGGCATGAACTACTTTCCCATCAATCTGAGCCTGCATTAACACCAACCAAATATTTTAGTTAATCCctcattacaaaaataaaaatgattggATGCAATAACCAACTGAATGTAAAAATCTTAAACCATACACCATCCATGTGTAGTTGGGCTTTCTCAGCATCAATTCTAGTCTTGAACTCAACATAAGCAAACCCTTTGGGAAGATTAACCTGCAACAAGTGAATTCTtatattagaaagaaaaaaaaataaagggggcGCGGGTGGGGGGATCACATAAGTTGTACACCGTCGAAAGATATGGCACTTGTTAACTTACAACATGATCAATGGCCAACTGCACATGCAGAATTTCACCAAAATTACCTGAGAAAAGGAAAAGTTACAGACATCAACCATCATGAAGATCATGAGATGGACAGAGCAACATCAAATTGCCGATGGCATTCAGTCAATCATTTCCTGTAAACCTGGAAATTCTATTTTCTGAACAATTTTGTTCAACTCTTTTATTCCCATTTATTTATTGTACATGGATTAATATACACTGGAACTAGCGCACCGCACAGGCATGTTGATTGGCTTGATTACACTAGAGCTACTGCTGGGAGAACCCATTAATGAAAAACTGACTCAGTCGCCATGAGGATACTAAGCATACCCTGGCTTCCAAaagaacattttaaaaaaattatctttactTGAACTGTTACTAATGTTGGGCAATGAAATGAGCTAGTTTTTAGACAGTTAAGGATGTGAATTTTGCCATTATTTGTCAACCTTTTGTATGTTCAGGTGTTGCCAATTCAAGTTTGAATGTGATTAGTGGAAAAGGCCAACAGGTAATAGTAAAGGAAGGAAAAGAGCAGAAAAATGCAAAATGCTGTTCCACTGCGAAGCAGTGCAACCGTGCAGACTGAAGCTACCGGCATGCAGCAAAGATGAAAGGCTTAAAAGCCACTGGTCCTCCGCGTGCTGGTCGGCCCGGGGCCCACAAGGCAGAGTCGTGCAGATCACCAAATCAAGGAGTAATTCCGGGATTTCGCATGAGACACTATGCTGAGTTTGGAACTTGTCCCAGAGATAGGGCATCGAGAATAAGAGCAAGAAAAAGACTAGGTTATGAAGGAGAGAAGGAAAACATGGTACACCACTCAAATCTAAAACAGAAGTTGGGATTAAGAGTGTGGTTGTTATGTCTttttgttcttccttgttctaaGTAGATTTATTCTCCTCCCTGGAGTAGTTTCTTAAGATGGTGAGTGTATTGATAAATATGTTTGGGATTTTGATTTCCATTATAATGCTTGAACTTGTTATGGGAGTTGAATTGAATTGCAACTTTATTCATTATCTTATTTATTCGAAAGAGGAATAGTTATGAATATTGTTGTATAGTCTTGTTCGGATTGAACTAATAAATCTTTTCTAAGTAATCGAAAAAGCTTGTTGACAATTATTGATTGAATTCTAGGGAATAGTCAATGGACATTATTTCCTCAAGAATAATACATAACATGTTCTTGCATATTAGGATcactataatatataattagtttattCTTAAACTTGAGATTAACTTGGAAGAGAAATCCAAACTTTATGATTACTCTAATCAACTATCAAATTCGAGAGAATAGATAAAACTTTAGATGTGATCAAATACGATAGAATTCCAGCTATCATTATGCACCTGTTCCGTTTTGTACCCTAtcttctattatttttattaagcattgtatttacCAATTGTTTTAAGTTACAAATAGTCTATAGTCATGGTTAATAACCACAACCAACTCTCTTCTCTTGATCTCCTAAATAACAATTAGCAagatttcattgaatttttatttgtacCAAACTCTGTGGAGACGATCTTTATGCTATACTATCTTTGACTAGTGAAGCGCTAGATctatagttctttttttttgagaacATGAAGCGCTAAATCTATAGTGTGTTTGTGCTCGTCAACTAACTTGTAATAACAGGGTTAGACTAGAACGTCTGACATATAAACAGGCTAAATAAACAGAATAAATAGAATCTATAACCAAAAGGTTGGACCATTTCACAGTAATGAACTAGAAGTTGGCGTTCAATTCTTGGTTTTAGACTCTTCACTTGGTGAAATACCAAATACCAAACCGAATTTCAGTTCCGTTAGGTTCTTCTGTACGGACCTGATATAATGGGCTATTTACCCTGGACGGGCTGTTGGGTTATCAGTTGACAGTTACAACCCTAGCTTAGAGTAGAATTTCTACAACCCAGGCAAAATAAACTTCACCTAATCAAAAAGAAGTGCAGAACATACcaaatatttctttcaaatgGTTTTCATTGACATTCCTGCTGAGTTGATCCACATGAATTACACGCGACTCAGGTATAGGAGACACTTTCCTGGAATCAGATCCCAAGTGTTACACATCAAAAAGCCTATCAATGCATATGTCCAAAGTTCTACATGCAGTAACGTTTTTGCATCATCAGAAGATATTGGTATTAGTAACTATCTTTATCAACTGC
Proteins encoded:
- the LOC107002561 gene encoding serine/arginine-rich splicing factor SR45 isoform X1 — protein: MAKPGRGRAASPSGSSSRSRSRSRSRSRSYTPSNSRSSSSRSPSRSRSRSGSISSSSSASRSASSRSPSRRPPSQRKSPAGVSKRGRSPPPPPESKKASPPPRKVSPIPESRVIHVDQLSRNVNENHLKEIFGNFGEILHVQLAIDHVVNLPKGFAYVEFKTRIDAEKAQLHMDGAQIDGKVVHARFTLPERKKAASPPRAVATSSRRDAPRTDNAPVDVEKDGPKRQQELSPRRKPASSPRRSPIGRRGSPRRGPDSPVRRRANSPFRRGSPPPHRRRPASPMRRRSPSPPLRRHRTPPSRGSPRRIRGSPVRRRSPLPPRRRSPRRARSPPRRSPIGRRSRSPIRRPLRSRSRSISPRRGRGPAARRGRSSSYSSSPSPRKGPRKISKSRSPKRRPFRGRSPSNSNSSSSPPRKP
- the LOC107032182 gene encoding uncharacterized protein At4g15545, with amino-acid sequence MSLDSSSDSSRSPGPDFHLSDEILSVIPTDPYDQLDLARKITSMAIASRVTKLESETGRLHQKLNDKDRVNVELQDKVSQLEKACHENELRLQFTCDDNMKLTKERDSLAMTVKKMARDLAKLETFKRQLVQSLSDDNSSPAETVDIGTYDQSNHKAYSAKEEVNSYAVHHSFNGSMDSTVINDDASKRALQSYSMSPYITPRFTPTGTPKIISTSVSPRRYSVAGSPQRMSGANSPTNSQYEGRGSMSSFFPSSQQSSAANSPPKSRPLPGQTPRIDGKEFFRQARSRLSYEQFSAFLTNIKELNAQKQSREETLKKSEEIFGTENKDLYLSFQGLLNRSAR
- the LOC107002561 gene encoding serine/arginine-rich splicing factor SR45 isoform X3, translated to MAKPGRGRAASPSGSSSRSRSRSRSRSRSYTPSNSRSSSSRSPSRSRSRSGSISSSSSASRSASSRSPSRRPPSQRKSPAGVSKRGRSPPPPPESKKASPPPRKVSPIPESRVIHVDQLSRNVNENHLKEIFGNFGEILHVQLAIDHVVNLPKGFAYVEFKTRIDAEKAQLHMDGAQIDGKVVHARFTLPERKKAASPPRAVATSSRRDAPRTDNAPVDVEKDGPKRQQELSPRRKPASSPRRSPIGRRGSPRRGPDSPVRRRANSPFRRGSPPPHRRRPASPMRRRSPSPPLRRHRTPPRRIRGSPVRRRSPLPPRRRSPRRARSPPRRSPIGRRSRSPIRRPLRSRSRSISPRRGRGPAARRGRSSSYSSSPSPRKGPRKISKSRSPKRRPFRGRSPSNSNSSSSPPRKP
- the LOC107002561 gene encoding serine/arginine-rich splicing factor SR45 isoform X2, with product MAKPGRGRAASPSGSSSRSRSRSRSRSRSYTPSNSRSSSSRSPSRSRSRSGSISSSSSASRSASSRSPSRRPPSQRKSPAGVSKRGRSPPPPPESKKASPPPRKVSPIPESRVIHVDQLSRNVNENHLKEIFGNFGEILHVQLAIDHVVNLPKGFAYVEFKTRIDAEKAQLHMDGAQIDGKVVHARFTLPERKKAASPPRAVATSSRRDAPRTDNAPVDVEKDGPKRQQELSPRRKPASSPRRSPIGRRGSPRRGPDSPVRRRANSPFRRGSPPPHRRRPASPMRRRSPSPPLRRHRTPPRGSPRRIRGSPVRRRSPLPPRRRSPRRARSPPRRSPIGRRSRSPIRRPLRSRSRSISPRRGRGPAARRGRSSSYSSSPSPRKGPRKISKSRSPKRRPFRGRSPSNSNSSSSPPRKP